The window CTAATCCAATTAGGGGTGGTCTCAAAAACTGGTTGGAGGCTCCCTGGGTTAGATCGCAACCAAATGCTCAAGTCGTTGCGATCGGGGTCGTAAACGTAATATTCCTCCACGCCATAGGTGTCATAAAAAGCTTGCTTTTTCACCATTTCTCCAAAGCGATTGCCCGGTGACAAAATCTCAAATACCACTTGCGGGGCAATGTTACCTTCGCGCCATTGCTGATAGGAACCGCGATCGCCCTTGGGCACACCAAACACCACCATCACATCAGGGGCTTGCCGCAGCGTGTTGTTGCCTTCCATGGGATACCAGAGCAAATCACCCGCCACAAACACTTGTGGATCATGGGCAAAGATGGCAGCCAGATTACTTTGCAGGATCTGAATCCATTGGAATTGTTTGGTGTTGTCTGCCATCGGCTGGCCGTCGCTGTCGGGATAGTCGATCGGCTGGGGTGGTGCAACGGGTTCGATCGGGGCGCTGGGGACAATCATCGGTAAGTCCTCGCGATCGCAATGGGTTTGATGATGATAACGGACAATCAGATCGGTCAGGTGAGTAACTGCATCGGATCAATCGATTTCGGGAGGAGTTTACGGTTCTAGATTCCTAATTACTGCGGGGAAATTGATCGATTTAGATCAGCATTAATCACTGGAACTCCAGCCGGAATCGCTGCTGGAATAGTCGCTGGAACTACTGGAATAATCGCTGCTGGAATAGTCACTGGAGCTGCTGGAATAATCACTGGAACTATCGCTCGAATAGTCGCTGGAACTCCAACTAGAATCACTGCCGGAATCACTGCTGGAATAGTCGCTGGAGCTGTCAGACTCGATCGCCCCGCCATGATCAGCCGCTGATTCTGCTGCCTCAAAAATATCTGCAAAATTACCCGACTCCGCCGCGATCGGCTCTGGTTCGGCGGTCTGCTCCTCAATCCAATCCTGAATTTGTTGGCTCGCAATTTCAGCTAACTCTTCGATCGCCTCATTCACCACAATCTCAGCCGCCTCGCCCACCGCATCAATCACCTGATCCTGATTAATGGGCAGGGAATCGATCGGGTTGTGAAGGGTCGATCGACTCGATCCAGAAGAACTCGAGCGGTAATTCAAAGGATACGACCCGTAGCTAGCCGATCGCCGCTGTCGCAGCCACCACCACAGCAACACCAATAGCGCGATCGCCCCGCCGAAACCCGCCGCCACAATCGCGGCCGCCTGACTGCCCGCCGAGGTGGCCACCCACCACCAAACCGGGGCGATCGCCGCCGCTAATCCCATGGCTCCGTAGGTTAACCAGCTTTCCAGATCCATTGCGCCCCCCAACTTCAACGCGATCGCTTCCATCATGGGCGATCAAGCTCAAAATTGCCCAAACCAAAATCGAGACCATTGCCCACCGGCTCCGGTCTCGATCGATTGGGTTCAACGTTTCCAAACGGGGAATTTAGATGCCCAAACGTTGATAAATCACATCCAAGTTGCGCAAGTGCTGTTGCGGATCAAAGCACTCATCAATTTCCTCTTGGGACAGGAGGGATTTCACCGTGGCATCTTGGCAAATGAGCTTATAGAAATCGCCACTTTCATTGTTCCAAGCTTGGTGCGCACAGCCTTGCACGGCCGCGTAGGCATCCTCACGGGTCAAGCCTTTTTTCACCAAGGCCAACAGCACCTTTTGGCTGAACACCACACCGCCATAGCAGTTCATGTTGCGCTTCATGTTTTCGGGATAAACCAACAGGTTCTTCACCAAGTTGGTCATTTCCACCACCATAAAGTGCAGCAGAATTGACGAGTCGGGCAGAATTGTCCGCTCCACGGAACTGTGGGAAATGTCCCGCTCATGCCAGAGGGCCACGTTTTCCAGGGCCGCCACGGCGTGGCCGCGAATCACCCGTGCCATCCCGGTAATCCGTTCCGATCGCACCGGGTTGCGCTTGTGGGGCATGGCCGAGGAGCCTTTTTGACCCTTGGCGAAAAATTCCTCTACTTCCAGCACGTCGGTGCGTTGCAGGTTGCGGATTTCCACGGCGAATCGCTCCAAGGAAGCCGCCACCAGCGCGAAGGTCTGCACGTATTCCGCATGGCGATCGCGCGAAATCACCTGAGTGGAAGCCGTGTCCGGTTCCAGGCTCAGCAGCTTACAGGCCAAGGATTCCACGCGCGGATCGATGTTGGCATAGGTTCCCACTGCGCCGGAAATTTTGCCCACAGCCACCCGATCGCGCAATTGCACAAGCCGATCGCGGTTGCGCAACATTTCCGCCAGCCAGCCCGCTAGCTTGAAACCAAAGGTCATCGGCTCCGCGTGGATGCCGTGGCTGCGGCCAATGCAAATCGTGTTGCGGTGTTCCTGGGCTTGGTAGCGCAGGGCTTGGATCAGCGATTCCACCCGCTTGAGCAGCGTATCGATGCTGGCCACCAATTGCAGGGCCAACGCCGTGTCCAACACATCGGAACTGGTTAAGCCCAGGTGAATGTAGCGACCCGCGTCGCCCACGTACTCATTCACATTGGTCAGGAAGGCGATCATGTCATGATGCACTTCCGCTTCAATTTCCAGAACGCGCTGGGGGTCAAAGTTAGCTTTCGCTTTGATCTCTTCGACGGCTTCGGCAGGGATATATCCCAGTTCTGCTTGGGCTTCGCAAACCGCAATTTCCACTTGCAGCCAGGTTTGCAGCTTATATGCGTCCGTCCAGAGATTGCCCATCTCAGGCAGCGTGTAGCGGTCGATCATGCCTGTCTTGTCGATGTTTCCAGAACACCGTGAAGAGATTAACCGAGTCATTGTACCGGGTTTTGGCGATCGCGCCCGAATGGGATTCCCGGAGCGATCGCCCCGTTTAGCTCCCGATTAGCTCCCGATCGCGATACTCGGAACCAGCAGCAGGGAACAGGCAATCCCGAGGCCACAACCCACAATCACCTGAAACGGTGTGTGGCCCAGCAGTTCCTTCAGGCGTTCTTCGCTGAGTTGGTGGTCGCCTTCAAAAAACTCATCAATGATTTGGTTCAAGACCGCGGCCTGTTTGCCCGCGGCCCGGCGCACCCCGGCGGCATCGTACATGACGATGATCGCGAAGATAGTGGCCATGGCGAATTCAATGCTGCTCCAGCCGACGGTTTGGCCGATGCCCGTGGCCAGGGCGGCCACGAGGGCGGAGTGGGCGCTGGGCATTCCACCCGTGGTCACCAGGGTGCGCACGTCAAACTTACGCTGGCGAGCAAGTTCCACCACCAGCTTGATGGCCTGGGCCAGGATGCAAGACCCCAAGGAAACCAGGAGAATGCGGTTATCGAGAATGTGACTAAAGTCGTCCATGGGTCGAGCGGGGGGCGATCGAGTTGGGGACGGTGGGTGAGTAAGCGATCGCGAGGGCCAGATTCAAAGGAGCGAGTCCGGTGGCCGGAGCAAGGGTGGATCCGACAACGGGACAAGGGGCTTAAGCCCCTTGTCTAGCGGGGGTTGGACGGGAAACCGGAGCCGATCGCCCTCGTGGTTGCTAGTTTTTGCGGCTGACGATGTAGTCGGCCAGGGCTTGCAAAGGGGCCGCGGCCGCGCCGAATTCGTTCAAGCTGGCCTTGGCGCGATCGATCAATTCCTTGGCCATTTCGCGCGATCGATCCAAGCCATAGAGTTTCGGGAAAGTGGCTTTTTCCACGGCGGAATCCTTACCGGCGGTTTTGCCCAGCTCCTCCGTGGTGGCAGTCACATCGAGGATGTCATCCACAATTTGGAAAGCTAAACCAATGTCCTGGGCATATTGCGCCAGTTTGCCCACGGTGGCTTCATCGGCTCCGGCAATCGTGGCCCCGGTGGTCACACAGGCTTCCAACAGGGCTGCGGTTTTGTGGCGATGGATAAAGTGCAGGGTGTCGAGGGAAATGTTCGGGTTGCCTTCGCTGGCCAGGTCTACCACTTGACCACCCACCAGGCCGGCGGCCCCAACGGATTTTCCTAACAGGGCGATCGCCCGCACCACTCGATCGGCCGGCACGCCTTGGGTTTGGGTTGCCACAAATTCAAAGGCATAGGCCAACAGCCCATCCCCGGCCAAAATCGCCACCGGTTCCCCATAAACCTTGTGGTTCGTGGGTTTGCCGCGCCGAAAATCGTCGTTATCCATGGACGGCAAATCGTCATGAATCAGCGACATGGTGTGAACCATTTCCAGGGCACAGGCCGTGGGCATGGCCGATTCGATCGCC is drawn from Limnothrix sp. FACHB-406 and contains these coding sequences:
- a CDS encoding Uma2 family endonuclease, coding for MIVPSAPIEPVAPPQPIDYPDSDGQPMADNTKQFQWIQILQSNLAAIFAHDPQVFVAGDLLWYPMEGNNTLRQAPDVMVVFGVPKGDRGSYQQWREGNIAPQVVFEILSPGNRFGEMVKKQAFYDTYGVEEYYVYDPDRNDLSIWLRSNPGSLQPVFETTPNWISPRLGVRFQLTEETLMLFRPDGLPFSTLLAELQRAEQAEQRAMEAEKRAEQAEQQLDRLAARLRALGIDPDAIDS
- the purB gene encoding adenylosuccinate lyase, with translation MIDRYTLPEMGNLWTDAYKLQTWLQVEIAVCEAQAELGYIPAEAVEEIKAKANFDPQRVLEIEAEVHHDMIAFLTNVNEYVGDAGRYIHLGLTSSDVLDTALALQLVASIDTLLKRVESLIQALRYQAQEHRNTICIGRSHGIHAEPMTFGFKLAGWLAEMLRNRDRLVQLRDRVAVGKISGAVGTYANIDPRVESLACKLLSLEPDTASTQVISRDRHAEYVQTFALVAASLERFAVEIRNLQRTDVLEVEEFFAKGQKGSSAMPHKRNPVRSERITGMARVIRGHAVAALENVALWHERDISHSSVERTILPDSSILLHFMVVEMTNLVKNLLVYPENMKRNMNCYGGVVFSQKVLLALVKKGLTREDAYAAVQGCAHQAWNNESGDFYKLICQDATVKSLLSQEEIDECFDPQQHLRNLDVIYQRLGI
- a CDS encoding divergent PAP2 family protein, whose protein sequence is MDDFSHILDNRILLVSLGSCILAQAIKLVVELARQRKFDVRTLVTTGGMPSAHSALVAALATGIGQTVGWSSIEFAMATIFAIIVMYDAAGVRRAAGKQAAVLNQIIDEFFEGDHQLSEERLKELLGHTPFQVIVGCGLGIACSLLLVPSIAIGS
- the crtE gene encoding geranylgeranyl diphosphate synthase CrtE encodes the protein MTASAPTAPSTGFDLKGYLRERQALVEAALDRSISVVYPETVYESMRYSLMAGGKRLRPILCLAACELVGGAIESAMPTACALEMVHTMSLIHDDLPSMDNDDFRRGKPTNHKVYGEPVAILAGDGLLAYAFEFVATQTQGVPADRVVRAIALLGKSVGAAGLVGGQVVDLASEGNPNISLDTLHFIHRHKTAALLEACVTTGATIAGADEATVGKLAQYAQDIGLAFQIVDDILDVTATTEELGKTAGKDSAVEKATFPKLYGLDRSREMAKELIDRAKASLNEFGAAAAPLQALADYIVSRKN